One genomic window of Verrucomicrobiia bacterium includes the following:
- the ribH gene encoding 6,7-dimethyl-8-ribityllumazine synthase, producing the protein MLTPSIEDPLPSGVGCRFTVIASRYHPRFVDGLLNATLSSLNRAGAPDPEVLRVPGAWEIPVVAGAVARRTRGRPDAVVCLGVVWQGETLHAQHIGDAVSDALMRLAVDTGVPMVHQVLSVASEEQATARCLDPETGRGLEAARTALEMATLLRSL; encoded by the coding sequence GTGTTGACCCCAAGTATCGAGGATCCCCTGCCATCCGGTGTCGGCTGCCGGTTCACCGTGATCGCATCGCGGTATCATCCGCGGTTTGTGGACGGTCTGCTCAACGCCACATTGTCCTCGCTGAATCGCGCGGGGGCGCCCGATCCCGAGGTGTTGCGCGTTCCCGGCGCCTGGGAAATCCCGGTGGTGGCGGGCGCGGTCGCCCGTCGGACCCGGGGCCGGCCCGACGCGGTCGTGTGCCTCGGAGTCGTGTGGCAGGGGGAAACGTTGCACGCGCAGCACATCGGTGACGCCGTCAGCGACGCACTGATGCGCCTGGCGGTGGATACCGGGGTTCCGATGGTGCATCAGGTGCTGAGCGTCGCCTCCGAGGAGCAGGCGACCGCCCGTTGTCTGGATCCGGAAACCGGCCGGGGCCTCGAGGCCGCGCGCACCGCGTTGGAAATGGCCACGCTCCTGCGGAGTCTGTAG
- a CDS encoding FtsX-like permease family protein, translating into MTRRRLALRSLQHHWRSHAGVLAGAIIAAAVLVGALAVGDSVRGSLADRVRERLGHRIATALSLNDRFVTAALSERINASNPAISVLGRSLPFASNPATAGILTLPGTMTRQDGTARANRVQVLEVSSEFERIFSLGGGGASIFETGADEVWLGEPLARQLKVTPGDAVVLRIHKPSALSRDAVITPRDDQSVALRFRVGRILPASEGGVFGLQANQVAPLNAFVPPGTLAKAADLDGRVNLLVGRQLFRWVRSTSSERLVQRWSALREHGFQAWKWPMTETTRAMPPEAQTARMDELLSEHWQLADAELAIRVWKPVADQPGFVELTSRRIFLDPPAVSTALAPNISEGPVPVLTYLVNSLESGDRLTPYSMVTAAGPPYSPADLADDEIVVSEWLAGDLGLEIGDSLRLTYYRADSGPRLVEHTNRFRVRSIVPMTGVHADRTLMPEFPGLAKAESTRDWDAGFDLVHTIRDKDEAYWKEWRGAPKAFVNPETGRRLWANRFGNLTAIRWPVDGNADPDEVAAGIQARLEGALSPRDFGIVWQPVAAQGLSAAASGQDFGGLFLGFSFFLILSALLLTSMLFLFALERRAGEVGLLLAVGWTPAGVRRLLLREGLMLAGLGTVLGIVGGIYYARAILTGLNTLWRDAVAGGGLTFHLTPASLVIGALLAFGTAAVTLTLALRGQARLPARHLLEDTASDLAGAEGAKCRSARPALPIGMAAAAFGLCAWGFLGSERHQPAAFFGAGAAALAAGALGLRYRLRMVRPSGRVVRTRMGLALRGISRRPSRSLATVLLLASASFLLVVVAASRLDARRDASKRSAGTGGFAFWGESSLPIVADLDSRKGRESFGLDEGLMEAVTFVPFRVREGDDASCLNLNRAQQPRLLGVDPEPLSRRQAFTFTASLPAPNGATGWDLLAASWADAPDGIPVLPAIGDANSIQWALGRKVGDTLDYLDDRGRPFRVRIVGAVANSVLQGSLIIPESGFVERFPTESGHRVFLVDAPADRTSEIAADLSRAFSDVGLELTPAAVRLDRFNAVQNTYLNTFQMLGGLGLLLGSVGLGVVVLRNVQERRGELALMKAVGFDDPPLRRMVLSEHAILLGLGIVLGVAAAVLAILPSVLRPGTEIPWFSLALTFFLVGANGLFWTWLATRQALRRDLLTGLREL; encoded by the coding sequence ATGACCCGCCGCCGCCTGGCCCTTCGTTCGCTGCAGCATCACTGGCGCTCCCATGCCGGGGTGCTCGCCGGCGCCATCATCGCCGCCGCGGTGCTGGTCGGGGCGCTTGCCGTCGGCGATTCGGTCCGTGGCAGCCTCGCGGACCGTGTCCGCGAGCGCCTCGGACACCGCATCGCCACCGCGCTTTCACTGAACGACCGATTTGTCACCGCAGCGCTTTCTGAACGGATCAACGCGAGCAACCCGGCGATCAGCGTCTTGGGGCGGAGCTTGCCATTTGCTTCGAATCCGGCGACCGCCGGGATTCTGACCCTTCCCGGCACGATGACGCGTCAGGACGGAACCGCGCGCGCCAATCGGGTGCAAGTCCTTGAAGTAAGCAGTGAGTTTGAGCGGATATTTTCGCTCGGTGGGGGGGGCGCTTCCATATTCGAGACCGGAGCTGATGAGGTCTGGCTTGGGGAGCCCCTGGCCCGCCAGTTGAAGGTGACCCCGGGCGATGCGGTGGTGTTGCGCATTCACAAGCCGTCGGCGCTGTCACGGGATGCAGTCATCACCCCGCGGGACGACCAGAGTGTGGCGCTCCGATTCCGAGTGGGACGCATTTTGCCGGCATCCGAAGGCGGAGTCTTCGGATTGCAGGCAAATCAGGTCGCTCCGCTGAATGCGTTCGTTCCGCCGGGAACCCTCGCAAAGGCTGCGGACCTCGACGGGCGGGTGAATCTGTTGGTCGGTCGTCAACTGTTTCGTTGGGTACGCTCCACGAGTTCGGAACGCTTGGTTCAACGGTGGAGCGCCCTCCGGGAGCATGGCTTTCAAGCCTGGAAATGGCCGATGACGGAGACCACCCGAGCCATGCCGCCCGAAGCCCAGACGGCGCGCATGGACGAACTCCTGAGCGAGCACTGGCAATTGGCCGATGCGGAACTGGCAATCCGTGTCTGGAAGCCGGTGGCAGATCAACCCGGTTTCGTCGAGTTGACATCCCGCCGGATCTTCCTGGATCCGCCCGCTGTTTCCACCGCCCTTGCACCCAACATCTCAGAGGGGCCGGTGCCCGTGCTGACTTACCTTGTCAATTCCCTCGAGTCAGGCGATCGCCTGACCCCGTATTCCATGGTGACCGCGGCGGGCCCTCCCTACAGCCCGGCCGACCTGGCCGACGATGAAATCGTGGTTTCAGAGTGGTTGGCCGGGGATCTCGGGCTGGAGATTGGAGATTCGCTGCGTCTCACCTATTACCGGGCTGATTCCGGACCCCGGCTCGTCGAGCACACGAATCGGTTCAGGGTTCGGAGTATCGTGCCGATGACGGGGGTGCATGCCGACCGAACGTTGATGCCGGAATTCCCCGGCTTGGCGAAGGCGGAGAGCACACGGGACTGGGACGCGGGCTTTGACCTCGTGCACACCATCCGGGACAAGGATGAAGCGTATTGGAAGGAGTGGCGTGGTGCGCCCAAGGCCTTCGTCAACCCCGAGACCGGCCGGCGCCTCTGGGCGAACCGATTTGGAAACCTGACCGCAATACGCTGGCCGGTTGACGGCAATGCCGATCCCGACGAGGTCGCGGCGGGGATCCAGGCACGGCTTGAGGGAGCTCTGTCCCCACGGGATTTTGGCATCGTCTGGCAGCCGGTGGCCGCGCAGGGCCTAAGCGCGGCGGCATCGGGGCAGGATTTTGGCGGGTTGTTCCTGGGCTTCAGTTTTTTCCTCATCCTTTCGGCGCTGCTGCTCACCTCGATGCTCTTTTTGTTCGCCCTGGAGCGTCGGGCGGGCGAGGTCGGACTCCTGCTGGCAGTGGGCTGGACCCCTGCGGGTGTCCGGCGGCTGTTGTTGCGCGAAGGATTGATGCTCGCAGGCCTTGGAACGGTGCTTGGAATCGTCGGAGGCATCTACTACGCGCGCGCGATTCTCACCGGACTCAACACCCTGTGGCGGGACGCCGTCGCCGGCGGCGGGCTGACCTTTCACCTCACCCCCGCATCACTCGTGATCGGCGCGCTCCTCGCCTTCGGCACTGCGGCCGTGACGCTGACGCTGGCGTTGCGGGGCCAGGCCCGCCTGCCAGCACGTCATCTCCTTGAGGACACGGCATCGGATCTGGCAGGGGCCGAAGGGGCCAAATGCCGGTCGGCCCGCCCTGCCCTTCCCATCGGGATGGCCGCAGCGGCGTTCGGACTTTGCGCCTGGGGTTTCCTGGGATCGGAGCGGCACCAGCCGGCGGCCTTCTTTGGAGCGGGCGCCGCCGCGCTGGCAGCGGGAGCGCTTGGGCTGCGATACCGGCTACGCATGGTCCGCCCGTCCGGCCGGGTCGTCCGCACCCGGATGGGGTTGGCGCTCCGGGGCATCTCCAGACGCCCTTCCCGTTCCCTGGCCACCGTCCTGCTGCTGGCCAGTGCCTCGTTTCTGCTGGTCGTGGTGGCCGCCAGCCGGTTGGACGCGCGACGTGACGCCTCCAAGCGGAGCGCCGGGACCGGGGGATTCGCGTTTTGGGGTGAAAGCAGCCTTCCGATCGTCGCGGACCTCGACAGTCGAAAAGGCCGCGAATCCTTTGGCCTGGACGAGGGCCTGATGGAGGCCGTGACCTTTGTTCCGTTCCGGGTTCGCGAGGGCGACGATGCCAGCTGCCTCAACCTCAACCGGGCCCAGCAGCCCCGGTTGTTGGGAGTGGATCCCGAACCGCTTTCCCGTCGCCAGGCGTTCACCTTCACGGCGTCCCTGCCGGCACCCAATGGCGCCACCGGCTGGGACCTGCTGGCGGCTTCGTGGGCGGACGCCCCGGATGGCATTCCAGTCCTCCCCGCCATCGGCGATGCCAACTCCATTCAATGGGCGCTTGGCCGGAAGGTCGGCGACACGCTGGACTATCTTGACGACCGGGGACGTCCGTTCCGCGTCCGCATCGTCGGCGCGGTGGCCAACTCGGTCCTGCAGGGAAGCCTCATCATTCCCGAATCCGGGTTTGTGGAACGGTTTCCCACGGAATCCGGCCACCGGGTCTTCCTGGTGGATGCCCCCGCCGATCGCACGTCCGAAATCGCAGCCGACCTTTCACGCGCGTTTTCCGACGTCGGTCTGGAACTGACGCCGGCCGCGGTGCGGCTGGATCGCTTCAACGCGGTGCAGAACACCTACCTCAACACGTTCCAGATGCTGGGCGGCCTGGGCCTTTTACTGGGCAGTGTCGGGCTGGGTGTCGTGGTCCTGCGCAATGTGCAGGAACGTCGTGGGGAACTGGCTCTCATGAAGGCCGTCGGGTTTGACGATCCCCCGCTTCGCCGCATGGTGCTTTCCGAACACGCCATCCTGCTGGGGCTTGGCATTGTCCTTGGGGTGGCGGCAGCGGTGCTCGCGATCCTGCCGTCGGTCTTGCGCCCCGGTACCGAAATTCCGTGGTTTTCGCTGGCCCTGACCTTCTTCCTGGTGGGGGCAAACGGTCTGTTCTGGACCTGGCTGGCGACCCGGCAGGCGTTGCGCCGGGATCTCCTGACAGGCCTGCGGGAGCTCTAA
- the ftsH gene encoding ATP-dependent zinc metalloprotease FtsH, translating to MAENNENSRGPASNGTPGLTARTWMVWIAVAALIPLLLIFQKTNQQRYHPISQKKLFDLVASNLVESGEIHFAPQTQLRLVRGRYQALDGGPTNQALVPFSVEAVLSPQRMDALMDTGVFRPVENNNAFLQVVLGILPILIIGLLIWFFFIRQIKAAGRGALSFGKSKARLLSKEKNKTTFKDVAGVEEAKDEVSELVEFLKDPKKFQKLGGRIPKGVLMVGPPGTGKTLLAKAIAGEADAAFFSISGSDFVEMFVGVGASRVRDMFEQARKSTPCLIFIDEIDAVGRARGHGMGGGNDEREQTLNALLVEMDGFDTTEGIIIIAATNRPDVLDPALLRPGRFDRQVTVSLPDVRGREAILRVHAKNVKLESVVDLSVIARGTPGFSGAELANLLNEAALIAARAGRKAIGMHELEEARDKVRWGRERRSLAMSEEEKRATAWHEAGHALVNVLLEHTHPLHKVTIIPRGRALGATMSLPKEDVLNMRRKQAVDMITMAMAGRIAESLVIGDISSGASGDIQQATAIAKSMVMHWGMSDKLGHVLYGESQEYVFLGRDMMRSKDYSDETAELIDAEVKRFVEEGYNTAKRLIDEHRDKLEIIANALLEFETLDGTQVEDIVRTGKFTPPPAGPANVDPPTGAQAATPLPEVVKPVPPKLPGFGSPAPAAA from the coding sequence ATGGCCGAAAACAACGAAAACAGCCGCGGTCCAGCCTCCAACGGAACCCCCGGTCTCACTGCGCGGACGTGGATGGTCTGGATCGCCGTGGCCGCCCTGATTCCCCTGCTCCTGATCTTCCAGAAGACCAACCAGCAGCGCTATCACCCGATTTCGCAGAAGAAGCTGTTCGACCTGGTCGCGTCGAATCTCGTCGAGAGCGGCGAGATCCATTTCGCCCCCCAGACCCAGTTGCGGCTCGTCCGAGGGCGCTACCAGGCGCTTGACGGCGGGCCAACGAATCAGGCGCTGGTGCCCTTCTCCGTGGAGGCGGTGCTGAGCCCGCAGCGCATGGATGCGTTGATGGACACCGGGGTGTTTCGCCCCGTGGAGAACAACAACGCCTTCCTGCAGGTCGTTCTGGGCATCCTCCCCATCCTGATCATCGGCCTGTTGATCTGGTTCTTCTTCATCCGCCAAATCAAGGCTGCGGGACGGGGCGCGTTGAGCTTCGGCAAGTCCAAGGCGCGACTGCTCAGCAAGGAAAAGAACAAGACGACCTTCAAGGATGTTGCCGGGGTCGAGGAGGCCAAGGACGAGGTGTCCGAACTCGTCGAATTCCTGAAGGATCCCAAGAAGTTTCAGAAACTGGGGGGCCGCATTCCCAAGGGCGTCCTGATGGTCGGTCCGCCCGGCACCGGAAAGACCCTCCTGGCCAAGGCGATTGCGGGGGAGGCGGACGCCGCGTTCTTCAGCATCAGCGGGTCCGACTTCGTCGAGATGTTTGTCGGTGTGGGCGCCAGCCGGGTGCGCGACATGTTCGAGCAGGCGCGCAAGAGCACGCCGTGCCTGATCTTCATTGATGAAATTGATGCCGTGGGCCGCGCCCGCGGCCACGGGATGGGTGGCGGCAATGACGAGCGGGAGCAGACGCTCAACGCCCTCCTGGTCGAGATGGATGGTTTCGACACCACCGAGGGGATCATCATCATTGCGGCGACCAACCGGCCCGACGTGCTGGACCCCGCCCTCCTGCGTCCCGGCCGGTTTGACCGTCAGGTGACGGTGAGCCTGCCTGATGTCCGCGGTCGCGAGGCGATCCTGCGGGTGCATGCGAAGAACGTGAAACTGGAGAGCGTCGTGGACCTGTCGGTCATTGCCCGCGGCACCCCCGGCTTTTCCGGGGCGGAACTGGCCAATCTGCTGAACGAGGCGGCCCTCATTGCCGCCCGGGCGGGACGCAAGGCCATCGGCATGCACGAACTGGAGGAGGCTCGGGACAAGGTCCGATGGGGTCGCGAACGCCGCAGCCTGGCAATGTCCGAGGAGGAGAAGCGCGCCACCGCGTGGCACGAGGCGGGCCACGCCCTGGTGAATGTGCTGCTGGAGCACACCCATCCGCTGCACAAGGTCACGATCATCCCCCGCGGGCGTGCCCTCGGAGCGACCATGTCGCTGCCCAAGGAGGACGTGCTCAACATGCGACGCAAGCAGGCCGTGGACATGATCACCATGGCGATGGCCGGGCGGATCGCCGAGTCACTGGTGATTGGTGACATTTCCAGTGGAGCCTCCGGGGACATCCAGCAGGCCACCGCAATTGCCAAGTCCATGGTCATGCACTGGGGCATGAGCGACAAACTGGGCCACGTGCTCTACGGCGAATCCCAGGAGTATGTCTTCCTCGGCCGCGACATGATGCGGTCCAAGGACTACAGCGACGAAACCGCCGAGCTCATTGACGCGGAGGTGAAGCGCTTCGTCGAGGAGGGGTACAACACCGCGAAGCGGTTGATTGATGAGCACCGCGACAAGCTGGAGATCATCGCGAACGCCCTGCTGGAGTTCGAGACGCTCGACGGCACCCAGGTCGAGGACATCGTTCGTACCGGCAAGTTCACCCCGCCCCCTGCCGGCCCCGCGAACGTGGATCCGCCCACCGGTGCCCAGGCGGCCACCCCGCTTCCGGAGGTGGTCAAGCCGGTGCCACCAAAGCTTCCCGGCTTTGGGTCCCCTGCCCCCGCGGCGGCCTGA
- a CDS encoding CRTAC1 family protein produces MRGRFPWLLGALATALALALWMRRSGHRTSGALGPRSPAEAAEAIARQYLAIEEREQAVARGLWAPEIEAQRFEDVLHQIWDSLNAATNDWRILQDISLEQVSLLDIGIPEALPHGIWRVRQAPGAGKTLDRLDWRDWIEGWAAAGWEIRGTRWALRSHQTAGRGQHARSHIWIGARLERLKPEQRATLDLEATVTWTSSDSGIAEVTSLRVDRLTVLHRLGPPPFRLWLEADLPPESTRFNDPLIIRDLDGDGRPELLMVGAASVWWNGTGQASSAPFDRKEVAGVPEERIQAAVLADVDGDGREDLVIAGATGLRWAAAFDGRTEPDWRQGWTAPGLLRHPQAIAVGDVDGDGDVDLWLVQYKLPYQQGQFPTPWYDARDGFSSHLLLNDGRGRFLEATEASGLGPVGRRRSYSASFVDVDGDGALDLLNVSDFAGLDFLRNTGHGRFEDLTPSLGPDRHAFGMAHVVSDANGDGHPDVLMLGMDSIVASRLLALGVRRPVPGEPANAVVGMTAGNRLFLGSTDGARPLRGAPAAWASGLAATGWSWGGAWEDFDNDGRLDLAVANGHETRSSTVDYERQFWLHDRFVAGSTNDPAAEFYFRTAAGRRQAARASYGGWQDNILRLQVKDGDYAEVAWLLGVADPEDCRNLVAADLDLDGRLDLVVTTQEGWPRQRQRLRIYRNELEAVGRWIGFRFRGSVPSGVRVTVTSGETQFSRWRLTGDSFRSQGPAAVHFGLGHSSAGRTVIDWGPGRAPTSLEAPQNDRWNIVDVPDSNLQAER; encoded by the coding sequence ATGCGCGGACGTTTTCCATGGCTGCTGGGAGCACTGGCGACTGCACTCGCACTGGCCCTATGGATGCGTCGCAGCGGCCACCGGACCTCGGGCGCACTCGGGCCCCGCAGCCCGGCGGAAGCAGCCGAGGCGATCGCCCGCCAGTATCTCGCCATCGAGGAACGGGAGCAGGCGGTGGCCCGGGGACTGTGGGCGCCTGAAATTGAAGCCCAGCGATTCGAGGACGTGCTTCACCAGATCTGGGATTCGCTGAATGCGGCGACCAACGACTGGCGCATTCTGCAGGATATTTCGCTGGAGCAGGTTTCCCTTCTGGACATCGGAATCCCCGAGGCGCTGCCCCACGGCATTTGGCGTGTCCGACAGGCGCCCGGTGCCGGCAAGACGCTCGACCGCCTGGACTGGCGGGATTGGATTGAAGGGTGGGCGGCCGCCGGATGGGAGATTCGGGGGACGCGGTGGGCTCTGAGGTCCCACCAGACGGCTGGCCGCGGGCAGCACGCCCGGTCCCACATTTGGATTGGAGCCCGGCTGGAGCGGTTGAAGCCGGAGCAACGGGCAACGCTTGATCTCGAGGCCACCGTGACCTGGACATCGAGCGATTCGGGCATCGCGGAAGTTACCAGCCTTCGCGTGGATCGCCTCACCGTGCTCCATCGTTTGGGCCCGCCACCGTTTCGTTTGTGGCTGGAAGCGGATCTTCCACCGGAGTCCACCCGGTTCAATGATCCGCTGATCATTCGGGATCTTGATGGCGACGGACGCCCGGAACTGCTGATGGTTGGAGCCGCTTCCGTCTGGTGGAACGGCACAGGACAGGCGTCGTCCGCACCATTCGACCGCAAGGAGGTCGCCGGCGTGCCTGAGGAGCGGATCCAAGCCGCCGTCCTTGCCGACGTGGATGGCGACGGCCGCGAGGACCTGGTGATCGCCGGTGCGACCGGGCTCCGCTGGGCCGCGGCCTTCGACGGACGTACGGAACCCGATTGGCGGCAGGGTTGGACCGCACCCGGCTTGTTGCGGCATCCGCAGGCGATCGCCGTCGGCGATGTGGACGGGGATGGCGATGTGGATTTGTGGCTGGTGCAGTACAAGCTTCCGTACCAGCAGGGACAGTTTCCCACCCCGTGGTACGATGCGCGGGACGGGTTCTCCTCCCATCTGCTGCTCAACGATGGGCGGGGCCGATTTTTGGAGGCCACGGAGGCGTCGGGCCTTGGTCCCGTGGGGCGTCGGCGCAGCTACAGTGCTTCGTTCGTGGACGTTGACGGTGATGGCGCCCTGGATCTGCTGAATGTCAGCGATTTTGCGGGCCTGGATTTCCTGAGAAACACTGGGCATGGGCGCTTCGAGGACCTGACCCCGTCCCTGGGCCCCGACCGGCATGCCTTCGGCATGGCGCATGTCGTCAGCGACGCCAACGGCGACGGACATCCTGACGTGCTGATGCTCGGCATGGATTCCATTGTGGCCTCCCGTTTGCTCGCGCTTGGGGTGCGCCGTCCGGTCCCTGGCGAGCCTGCGAATGCCGTGGTAGGGATGACGGCGGGCAACCGGCTGTTTCTCGGAAGTACGGACGGCGCGCGTCCGCTCCGTGGGGCGCCAGCAGCATGGGCTTCGGGATTGGCCGCCACGGGATGGAGTTGGGGGGGAGCCTGGGAGGATTTTGACAATGACGGCCGGCTGGATCTGGCGGTGGCCAACGGGCACGAGACCCGTTCCTCGACCGTGGACTACGAGCGCCAGTTTTGGCTGCACGATCGGTTCGTTGCCGGCTCCACCAACGATCCGGCGGCGGAATTCTATTTCCGGACGGCTGCAGGCCGCCGTCAGGCGGCAAGGGCCAGCTATGGCGGCTGGCAGGACAACATTCTCCGATTGCAGGTGAAGGATGGGGATTATGCCGAGGTCGCGTGGCTGCTGGGGGTCGCCGATCCGGAGGATTGCCGAAATCTGGTGGCTGCTGATTTGGATCTCGATGGGCGGCTCGATCTCGTGGTGACGACCCAGGAGGGGTGGCCCCGTCAGCGTCAGCGCCTAAGGATTTACCGAAACGAGCTGGAAGCCGTCGGCCGCTGGATCGGATTTCGGTTTCGCGGATCGGTGCCATCCGGGGTCCGGGTGACTGTGACCTCCGGTGAGACCCAGTTCTCCCGCTGGCGGTTGACCGGGGACAGCTTTCGTTCCCAGGGACCGGCGGCGGTTCATTTCGGACTGGGGCATTCGTCAGCCGGTAGAACGGTCATTGACTGGGGACCCGGTCGGGCGCCGACGTCCCTTGAAGCGCCCCAGAATGACCGCTGGAACATTGTAGATGTTCCCGACAGCAACCTACAGGCGGAACGTTGA
- a CDS encoding ABC transporter ATP-binding protein: MSDTESGPLLALHEVSKSYPGATPVPVLRSASLVIGHGESLAILGPSGSGKSTVLNLLGTLDRPDSGSVLMEGRDLQPFGARELARIRNRQIGFVFQNHHLLPQCTVLENVLLPALAEATSVDSGAEDRARRWLDRVGLAGRLEHRPGQLSGGERQRTAVVRALINQPRILLADEPTGALDRASAGTLGDLLVELNREDGVALVVVTHSTELAARMGRIVDLLDGKLVPR, encoded by the coding sequence ATGTCGGACACTGAATCCGGTCCCCTCCTTGCCCTGCATGAGGTGAGCAAGTCGTACCCGGGTGCGACCCCGGTCCCCGTGCTCCGCAGCGCCAGCCTGGTCATCGGACATGGCGAGAGCCTTGCGATTCTGGGCCCAAGCGGCAGTGGCAAAAGCACGGTCCTCAACCTTCTGGGAACCCTGGACCGGCCGGATTCCGGATCCGTGCTGATGGAAGGACGCGACCTGCAGCCGTTTGGGGCGCGGGAGCTCGCGCGCATCCGGAACCGCCAGATCGGCTTCGTCTTCCAGAACCACCATCTCCTGCCGCAGTGCACCGTTCTGGAGAACGTCCTCCTACCCGCACTCGCGGAGGCGACGTCCGTGGACTCCGGAGCTGAGGATCGTGCCCGACGCTGGCTCGACCGGGTGGGATTGGCGGGGCGGCTGGAACATCGTCCGGGCCAGCTCAGCGGCGGTGAGCGTCAGCGGACGGCCGTGGTGCGGGCCCTCATCAATCAGCCGCGCATTCTCCTCGCCGATGAGCCGACCGGGGCCCTGGATCGCGCCAGCGCGGGCACCCTGGGGGACCTGTTGGTGGAGTTGAACCGGGAGGACGGCGTCGCACTGGTGGTTGTGACCCACAGCACCGAGCTCGCCGCCAGAATGGGGCGGATCGTGGATCTGCTCGATGGAAAGCTGGTGCCCCGATGA
- the tilS gene encoding tRNA lysidine(34) synthetase TilS has protein sequence MNALAAHVRVSLTRHGLLPAGGRILVAVSGGADSMMLLHLLHTLAGPLRLELAVAHAHHQLRGSDADLDARLVRMTARALGLRCVMARLPVREARGLTGESLEMAARRLRHAFLARTARRLGMLTVALAHHADDQAELVLMRLLQGAGGDGLAGMSWQNPSSADRRIVLIRPLLDLPGSRLKAAAIAGGVPFREDASNSDPGPLRNRVRLELLPLLEARFSPAIRRLLGRTADLVGAEATFVGAEAQRWLEHPQDRDFRVLPLALQRAVLRVQLRALGHEPGFDTVERLRRGVGVHQVSEDLRVRRDAGGRVVPESPVTVPDFEGREQRLELRSRGGTATLGGTSIRYSFDRAASFSPDNRSAGEEVFDAARVGMRICLRHWRPGDRFQPLGFARPAKLQDLLVNRKVPAARRRTLLVAATGDGILFWVESLPPGDLFRIRPDTRRTLRWKWRPVP, from the coding sequence GTGAACGCACTCGCCGCCCACGTTCGCGTCTCGCTGACGCGGCACGGCCTGCTGCCAGCCGGCGGGCGGATCCTTGTTGCGGTTTCCGGTGGCGCGGACTCCATGATGCTGCTGCACCTGCTGCACACGCTGGCCGGCCCGCTGCGGCTGGAGCTTGCGGTGGCCCATGCGCATCATCAGCTCCGGGGTTCGGATGCCGACCTTGACGCCCGACTCGTTCGAATGACGGCACGTGCGCTCGGGCTTCGGTGTGTGATGGCCCGACTTCCGGTGCGCGAGGCCCGGGGTCTCACCGGCGAGTCTCTTGAAATGGCGGCGCGCCGCCTGCGGCACGCATTTCTTGCGCGGACTGCACGCCGGCTCGGAATGCTCACCGTCGCCCTCGCCCATCACGCAGATGACCAGGCCGAACTGGTGCTGATGCGATTGCTTCAGGGCGCCGGGGGGGACGGACTTGCGGGTATGTCCTGGCAGAATCCTTCGTCCGCCGACCGGAGGATCGTGTTGATCCGTCCCCTGCTCGATTTGCCCGGGTCCCGGCTGAAAGCCGCTGCGATTGCCGGGGGAGTCCCCTTCCGGGAGGACGCCAGCAATAGTGATCCCGGTCCGCTCCGCAACCGGGTCCGACTCGAACTGCTGCCGCTGTTGGAAGCGAGGTTCTCTCCGGCAATCCGCCGGTTGCTGGGTCGCACGGCGGATCTGGTGGGCGCAGAGGCCACGTTTGTCGGAGCGGAGGCGCAACGGTGGCTGGAGCATCCGCAGGATCGCGACTTTCGCGTCCTCCCGTTGGCCTTGCAGCGCGCGGTGCTGCGGGTCCAGTTGCGGGCGTTGGGGCATGAGCCGGGTTTCGATACGGTCGAGCGGCTTCGACGAGGCGTTGGGGTCCATCAGGTTTCCGAAGACCTGAGGGTTCGCCGGGATGCTGGTGGACGGGTCGTGCCCGAGTCCCCTGTCACCGTCCCCGACTTTGAAGGCCGGGAGCAACGCCTGGAATTGAGATCGCGTGGAGGCACCGCAACCCTCGGCGGCACCTCGATACGGTATTCGTTTGACCGGGCGGCATCTTTTTCCCCGGACAACAGGTCCGCGGGCGAGGAAGTTTTCGACGCTGCGCGGGTCGGGATGCGGATCTGCCTCCGCCACTGGCGTCCGGGCGATCGCTTTCAACCGCTGGGGTTCGCGAGGCCGGCAAAACTCCAGGACCTCCTCGTCAATCGAAAGGTGCCCGCAGCGCGGCGCCGGACACTGCTCGTGGCGGCGACTGGCGACGGCATCCTCTTTTGGGTCGAGTCCCTCCCGCCCGGAGACTTGTTTCGCATCCGGCCGGATACCCGGCGCACTTTGCGCTGGAAGTGGCGTCCAGTGCCGTAA